The following proteins come from a genomic window of Eisenibacter elegans DSM 3317:
- a CDS encoding DUF349 domain-containing protein, which produces MNTTTDHQFGYIKDDKVFLKGFLTFEDRQIGVVKETAAAALAYFEKRFELAKQKVEELEKLIYSAQNKGSYLMKLVHMRKYLSEFDGLGDFPALFAKLDVLEVELRDLIANNRLKNLDIKKALLEELKEVIKDLESRESIEQVKEIKMKWIKTGAAVETFNDDLEEEFNQTIENYFEERKEVYKARNKEIKDRLRAYKNIIFEAHGLKNSDNFEETFQRFRTLQQTWKTTGKVPHRKATRLWESFKAANEVFFTRYKNFRALQEQFPDQSSEEIKQQIVQKLYGQSITLLEDLSPDATEAAKELLVEWKQLTSTFQQLDPGIVYKFRNNCDKVFEKNYLTRVMKRKYPLFETKLPLEQLSLQIECMRGLIRREEQELSINQERLDKMEQENARQQAQFNAQQARGGYGGYQRRFPQKPPIDRNLRQLASTVHVQRRKLEVKKQILRELEEQLAQ; this is translated from the coding sequence ATGAACACCACTACTGACCATCAATTTGGATATATCAAAGACGACAAAGTATTTCTAAAAGGATTTCTCACATTTGAAGACAGGCAAATCGGCGTTGTAAAAGAGACTGCTGCTGCTGCCTTGGCTTATTTCGAAAAGCGCTTTGAGTTGGCCAAACAGAAAGTAGAAGAGCTCGAAAAACTCATCTACAGCGCTCAAAATAAAGGCTCTTACTTGATGAAGCTGGTACACATGCGCAAGTACCTCTCGGAGTTTGATGGTTTGGGCGATTTCCCGGCGCTTTTTGCCAAGCTAGATGTGCTGGAGGTCGAGCTGCGCGACCTTATTGCCAATAACCGTCTCAAGAATCTTGATATCAAAAAAGCACTGCTCGAAGAGCTCAAAGAAGTAATCAAAGACCTCGAAAGCCGTGAGTCTATCGAGCAGGTGAAGGAGATTAAGATGAAGTGGATCAAGACTGGCGCTGCGGTAGAAACCTTTAATGATGACCTAGAGGAGGAGTTTAACCAAACCATCGAAAACTATTTCGAAGAGCGCAAAGAGGTATATAAAGCCCGCAACAAGGAAATCAAAGACCGCTTGCGCGCCTACAAAAACATTATCTTTGAAGCCCACGGGCTGAAAAACTCTGATAACTTTGAGGAGACTTTCCAACGCTTCCGTACCCTCCAACAAACTTGGAAAACGACAGGCAAAGTCCCCCACCGCAAAGCTACGCGCCTATGGGAAAGCTTCAAGGCGGCCAACGAAGTGTTTTTTACCCGATACAAAAACTTCCGCGCCCTCCAAGAACAGTTCCCCGATCAAAGCAGCGAAGAAATCAAACAGCAAATTGTACAAAAACTCTATGGCCAATCGATAACCCTGCTCGAAGATCTCTCGCCCGATGCTACCGAAGCCGCCAAAGAACTGCTCGTAGAATGGAAACAGCTGACCTCGACTTTTCAGCAGCTTGACCCGGGTATTGTCTACAAGTTTCGTAATAACTGCGACAAGGTGTTTGAGAAGAACTACCTAACGCGGGTGATGAAGCGCAAATATCCGCTATTTGAAACCAAACTCCCCCTAGAGCAACTCAGCTTGCAGATAGAATGTATGCGCGGCCTCATCCGACGCGAAGAGCAGGAGCTGAGCATCAATCAGGAGCGACTCGATAAAATGGAGCAAGAAAATGCCCGCCAACAAGCGCAATTCAACGCTCAACAAGCACGCGGTGGATATGGCGGATATCAGAGAAGATTCCCCCAAAAACCCCCTATAGACCGTAATCTGCGGCAACTAGCCAGCACTGTCCACGTCCAAAGACGTAAACTTGAAGTAAAAAAACAAATTTTGAGAGAGCTTGAGGAACAATTAGCGCAATAA
- a CDS encoding DUF2795 domain-containing protein has product MYWTLELASYLEDAPWPATKEELIDFAIRSGAPLEVVENLQELEDDGQPYESIEEIWPDYPTKEDFFFNEDEY; this is encoded by the coding sequence ATGTACTGGACGTTAGAACTGGCATCTTATTTAGAAGATGCCCCTTGGCCTGCTACCAAAGAAGAGTTGATTGATTTCGCAATTCGTTCGGGAGCACCCCTAGAAGTGGTAGAAAACCTTCAAGAGCTTGAAGACGATGGGCAACCTTATGAAAGTATTGAGGAGATTTGGCCCGACTATCCCACCAAGGAGGATTTTTTCTTCAATGAGGACGAATACTAA
- a CDS encoding DUF3667 domain-containing protein: MICFPMNKQRIKTDQCLNCGYIFDTPVNYCPQCGQENHQKVRPLRYIVYDFLNDVGQLDNRLWRSLWPFLSKPGYPSQAYIEGKRTKYVTPIRLYVVCSFFIFLRWPSLRSRSCLKTTPSSAARP; the protein is encoded by the coding sequence ATGATATGCTTCCCTATGAACAAGCAAAGAATAAAAACCGACCAGTGTCTCAATTGCGGCTATATATTTGATACTCCGGTTAACTATTGCCCACAGTGTGGACAAGAAAACCATCAGAAAGTACGCCCACTGCGCTATATTGTCTACGATTTTTTGAATGATGTCGGCCAGCTCGATAATAGGCTGTGGCGAAGTTTGTGGCCTTTTTTGAGCAAACCCGGCTATCCGAGCCAAGCTTATATTGAAGGTAAGCGCACAAAATATGTAACCCCTATCCGGTTGTATGTGGTGTGTAGTTTTTTTATTTTTTTACGATGGCCTTCGTTACGCAGTCGGTCTTGTTTAAAAACAACCCCAAGCTCGGCAGCCAGACCATAG
- a CDS encoding AAA family ATPase: MKNQISNAKPDNVSLTLRYDDLVDYQSKIEYAKYFIAINDQAPNMVVFYDSFNTDKLFETLCQTHQVSDEQVCRYRRFDKREERIRLVGFLMHIEQDLMVYFDEDDGEFKILHGDHTPEERIQALVQTARNTVEAPKAESKIFLLYESQKTLCLRDFEVKKNNLNIQENYNDDFEPVHEVIINRLNSANDKGLVLLYGAPGTGKTSYIRYLTSRIDKRMIYIPPEYAYKIASPDFLPLLISNPNSVLIVEDAESIVEARENGRNMSVSNLLNLADGLLSDCLNIQILCTFNTHISKIDKALLRKGRLIATYEFRPLDAEKAQHLSNKIGYNTAIDKPMTLADIYNQSDLGFIKEDKVKIGF; the protein is encoded by the coding sequence ATGAAAAATCAGATTAGCAACGCTAAGCCCGACAATGTATCCCTCACGCTTCGTTACGACGACCTTGTCGATTACCAAAGCAAGATAGAATACGCCAAATATTTCATTGCCATCAATGACCAAGCCCCCAATATGGTGGTGTTTTACGATTCGTTCAATACGGATAAACTTTTTGAGACCCTCTGCCAAACCCATCAGGTGTCGGACGAGCAGGTCTGCCGCTACCGCCGCTTTGATAAACGCGAAGAGCGTATCCGTTTGGTAGGTTTTCTGATGCACATCGAGCAAGATTTGATGGTATACTTTGATGAGGACGATGGCGAGTTCAAAATCCTACACGGCGACCATACCCCCGAAGAGCGTATCCAGGCACTAGTCCAAACAGCGCGCAACACTGTAGAGGCTCCCAAGGCCGAAAGTAAAATCTTTTTGCTCTACGAAAGCCAAAAGACGCTCTGCCTGCGTGATTTTGAGGTCAAAAAAAACAACCTCAATATCCAAGAAAACTACAATGATGACTTTGAGCCTGTCCACGAAGTCATTATCAACCGACTCAATTCGGCCAATGACAAAGGGCTGGTCTTGCTCTATGGCGCTCCCGGTACGGGCAAAACAAGCTATATCCGATACCTGACTTCGCGTATCGACAAAAGGATGATTTATATCCCACCCGAGTATGCCTACAAAATCGCATCGCCGGATTTTCTGCCTCTGCTTATCTCCAACCCCAACTCTGTGTTGATAGTAGAAGACGCTGAAAGCATTGTAGAAGCACGCGAAAACGGGCGCAACATGTCGGTGTCTAATTTGCTTAACTTGGCTGACGGCCTCCTCTCGGATTGCCTCAACATCCAAATTCTCTGTACTTTCAACACACATATCAGCAAAATAGACAAGGCGCTTTTGCGCAAAGGCCGCCTGATTGCTACCTATGAGTTTCGCCCACTCGATGCCGAAAAAGCCCAGCATCTTTCTAATAAGATTGGCTATAATACGGCCATTGACAAGCCGATGACCTTGGCAGACATCTACAACCAATCAGATCTTGGCTTTATCAAAGAAGATAAGGTCAAAATTGGGTTTTAG
- a CDS encoding DUF3108 domain-containing protein gives MATMLKYVYYSLGLLLLGTGLFVFSHQGSQADDLHAKLHNASYRVIKNHNFGRGEYIEYLLHYGVINAGIARINVDNKLWLVNDRICYKVDVAGETTGALKLYRVEDLWRSYIDTAAIAPHRFYRYIAENKYRREERIDFNPLQNKAKLSFEQFTVQDKEKKKSTTAETEKLEKTSEIKDVVFPANFRDPQTGHYYPQDIVSGYYYLRTIDYDKQIGVGNKITIPAIFEDQTYNFSIRYDGREVVDTKFGKVNAFKFTPMMGEFENDIFTGDGSLVFWVSDDANRIPVKVEAKIFLGKVVLEITNHRNLKAPFNFAK, from the coding sequence ATGGCTACTATGTTGAAGTATGTATATTATAGCCTCGGACTGCTACTGCTCGGTACGGGCTTGTTTGTATTTTCGCACCAAGGGTCTCAAGCTGATGACCTACACGCCAAGCTACACAATGCCAGCTATCGTGTGATTAAAAACCACAACTTCGGCAGGGGAGAATACATCGAATACCTGCTGCACTACGGGGTCATCAATGCCGGAATTGCCCGTATCAATGTCGACAATAAGCTCTGGCTGGTCAATGATCGTATTTGCTATAAGGTCGACGTAGCCGGAGAAACTACCGGCGCACTCAAACTATACCGTGTGGAAGACCTCTGGCGCTCGTATATCGATACGGCGGCCATCGCCCCACACCGCTTCTACCGATACATCGCCGAAAACAAATACCGCCGCGAAGAACGTATTGACTTCAACCCGCTCCAAAACAAAGCCAAGCTTTCCTTTGAGCAGTTTACGGTTCAGGACAAAGAGAAGAAGAAAAGCACTACTGCCGAAACCGAAAAACTCGAAAAAACATCAGAAATTAAGGATGTCGTGTTCCCGGCCAACTTCCGAGACCCACAAACCGGGCACTATTACCCCCAAGATATCGTCAGCGGATATTATTACTTACGCACTATCGACTATGATAAGCAAATAGGTGTGGGAAATAAAATCACTATCCCGGCTATTTTTGAAGACCAGACCTATAACTTCTCTATCCGATATGATGGACGCGAGGTCGTCGATACTAAGTTTGGCAAAGTAAATGCCTTTAAGTTTACACCAATGATGGGCGAGTTTGAAAACGATATCTTCACCGGCGATGGTTCGCTGGTGTTTTGGGTGTCGGACGATGCCAACCGCATCCCGGTTAAAGTAGAAGCCAAGATATTTCTAGGAAAGGTAGTGCTTGAAATCACCAACCACCGCAACCTCAAAGCACCTTTTAACTTTGCCAAATAA
- a CDS encoding aminopeptidase, translating to MSKSLRLPITKPVLRRLVYTLVACLLVLGVSYFDLIIYGIGQGYGQFKILWNARPIAKVLADTQVPDSVKAKVRLVQEIKRFAIDSLGIKPSDNYEHLYDTQGKPVLWVVTAAQPYALEAKTWNYGFLGDMSYRGFFEEQKARSYAHKLQEQGYDTYVGTVAAWSTLGWFKDPILSHMLDWPEGALAALIIHELTHGTLWVKDSVDYNENLADFVGDQGALRFLQVKYGAASPQVHQYEASKRDQERYDQHWLGAANQLDSLYKSFGPNTPEWLKAQRKQAFLQKIVTTLDTVSFEYPAYYRGRFRNSLPNNTYLMTYLTYRGQQNVFEQEWRERFHQNFQAYLSYLKQKYHK from the coding sequence ATGAGCAAATCTTTGCGCCTTCCAATCACCAAGCCCGTACTACGGCGCTTGGTTTATACACTGGTGGCTTGTTTGCTGGTGTTGGGAGTCAGTTATTTTGACCTGATTATCTATGGTATTGGGCAAGGCTATGGGCAATTTAAGATTCTATGGAACGCCCGCCCCATTGCCAAGGTATTGGCCGATACGCAAGTACCCGATTCTGTCAAAGCCAAGGTCAGGCTAGTACAAGAGATCAAACGCTTCGCCATAGACTCTCTAGGTATCAAGCCTTCCGACAATTATGAGCACCTCTACGACACCCAAGGCAAACCCGTGCTTTGGGTCGTAACGGCTGCACAGCCCTATGCGCTCGAAGCCAAAACTTGGAACTATGGCTTCTTGGGAGATATGAGCTATCGCGGCTTTTTTGAAGAACAAAAGGCCCGTAGCTATGCTCACAAGCTTCAGGAGCAAGGCTATGATACTTATGTGGGCACGGTGGCGGCTTGGTCTACCTTGGGCTGGTTCAAAGATCCTATCTTGAGCCACATGCTCGACTGGCCCGAAGGCGCACTGGCGGCGCTTATCATCCATGAGCTCACACACGGCACCCTATGGGTCAAAGACAGTGTAGACTACAACGAAAACCTAGCTGACTTTGTCGGCGACCAAGGCGCACTACGCTTCCTACAGGTCAAATATGGAGCCGCCTCTCCCCAAGTACACCAATACGAAGCCTCCAAACGCGACCAAGAGCGCTACGACCAACATTGGCTCGGCGCAGCTAACCAGCTCGACAGTCTGTACAAAAGTTTTGGCCCCAATACCCCCGAATGGCTCAAAGCCCAACGTAAACAGGCTTTCTTACAAAAAATAGTTACTACCTTGGATACAGTTAGTTTTGAATACCCGGCATATTACCGAGGGCGATTCCGCAATAGCCTGCCCAACAACACCTACTTGATGACCTACCTCACCTACAGAGGGCAGCAAAATGTATTTGAGCAAGAATGGCGCGAGCGCTTTCACCAAAACTTTCAAGCATATTTATCGTATCTAAAGCAGAAATACCACAAATAG
- a CDS encoding aminotransferase class V-fold PLP-dependent enzyme, whose product MTQITTYFTPGPAQLYPGVEQYLTQALQSHLPSVSHRSSRFKDIYRQVDRNLRLLFDLPDNYRVLFTASATEVWERLLLNCVGNSSVHLVNGAFSERFYEFASLLKKSSIKYEKPWGQGFELQDTLQTLAICESAEMIAFTHNETSTGVITPESLIHQVADTFSDKLITVDMVSSAPYPTLDFRKIDAAYFSVQKAFGLPAGLGVWLVNERCLKKAEALEASGKITGTYHRLCELWQQAEQWQTPATPNVLGIYLLAQVSEAMCQEGIGVLRRRIAQQADALYEAIESHPRLTPFVANRTHRSPTVIVAQTDGDAGAWVEALQAQGLHVGSGYAQFKARHLRIANFPAVDEAAVAKLIQALKSL is encoded by the coding sequence ATGACACAGATTACGACCTATTTCACCCCGGGGCCGGCGCAACTCTACCCCGGCGTAGAGCAATACCTCACACAGGCATTGCAAAGCCACCTGCCCTCTGTATCGCATCGCAGCAGCCGATTTAAGGATATTTACCGACAGGTAGACCGAAACCTCCGCCTGCTTTTTGACTTGCCCGACAACTACCGCGTCTTGTTTACGGCCTCTGCCACAGAGGTATGGGAGCGTCTTTTGTTGAATTGTGTGGGCAATAGCAGTGTACACCTAGTCAATGGAGCTTTTTCGGAGCGCTTCTATGAGTTTGCCAGCCTACTCAAAAAAAGCTCTATCAAGTATGAAAAACCTTGGGGGCAGGGCTTTGAGCTACAAGATACCCTCCAGACCTTGGCTATCTGTGAGAGCGCCGAGATGATTGCCTTCACACATAACGAGACCAGCACCGGGGTCATCACACCCGAGAGCCTGATTCATCAAGTGGCTGACACCTTCTCCGACAAACTCATCACGGTTGATATGGTCTCCTCTGCGCCTTATCCTACACTGGATTTTCGGAAAATTGATGCGGCATATTTTTCGGTACAGAAAGCCTTTGGCCTTCCGGCGGGTTTGGGCGTGTGGTTGGTCAATGAGCGTTGCCTCAAAAAAGCTGAAGCTTTAGAGGCCTCAGGCAAAATTACGGGCACATACCACCGCCTATGCGAACTTTGGCAGCAAGCCGAACAATGGCAAACTCCGGCCACTCCCAATGTACTGGGTATCTACCTCTTGGCGCAAGTCAGTGAGGCCATGTGTCAGGAAGGTATTGGTGTGTTGCGCCGGCGCATTGCCCAGCAGGCCGATGCCTTGTATGAGGCCATCGAAAGCCACCCCCGCCTCACTCCCTTTGTGGCCAACCGCACACACCGCTCGCCTACCGTCATCGTAGCCCAAACCGACGGCGACGCAGGCGCTTGGGTCGAAGCCCTACAAGCCCAAGGCCTACACGTAGGCAGCGGCTATGCTCAGTTTAAAGCCCGACATTTACGCATTGCCAACTTCCCCGCTGTCGATGAAGCAGCCGTAGCCAAACTCATCCAAGCCCTCAAAAGCTTATGA
- a CDS encoding glycerophosphodiester phosphodiesterase — translation MRTNIKYWSLVIALVLFVPLVLLLSGNPFFVARLLTYQQRKPHIDIIAHRGASGTAPENTLAAIEKAIEAEADIIEIDVMLSRDKQVIVIHDYSVDRTTNGQGLVADLTLAQIRQLDAGSWFNDEFKGERIPTLEEVLRYINGKAKLLIELKEYNNGLEEQVAELVRASQAEDWCLFQSFHSEAIRRLQEIAPKVPTYQLVVGPLTIFPLHFNKGLKLGYLTRYRPVQGVHPNYRFINAKLIKSLNQQAQKVYAWTVNNPKDMESLADMGIDGIITNYPALARYTLYPSDF, via the coding sequence ATGCGTACAAATATTAAGTATTGGAGTTTGGTCATTGCCTTGGTGTTGTTTGTGCCCTTGGTATTGCTCTTATCGGGTAACCCTTTTTTTGTTGCACGACTATTGACCTACCAACAGCGTAAGCCTCATATTGACATCATCGCCCACCGAGGTGCTTCGGGCACTGCTCCCGAAAATACCTTGGCTGCCATCGAAAAGGCCATAGAAGCTGAGGCCGACATCATCGAGATAGATGTGATGCTTAGCCGAGACAAACAGGTAATCGTGATACACGACTATAGCGTTGACCGTACTACCAACGGCCAAGGCTTGGTGGCAGACCTGACCTTGGCGCAAATCCGGCAATTGGATGCCGGCAGTTGGTTCAATGATGAATTCAAGGGAGAGCGAATCCCGACCCTTGAAGAAGTATTGCGCTACATCAATGGCAAAGCAAAGTTATTAATAGAACTCAAAGAATACAACAATGGTTTGGAAGAGCAAGTAGCAGAGTTGGTCAGGGCTTCACAAGCCGAAGACTGGTGCCTGTTCCAATCATTTCACAGCGAAGCTATTAGGCGACTACAAGAGATTGCGCCCAAAGTCCCCACATACCAGCTGGTCGTTGGGCCGCTGACAATATTTCCCTTACACTTCAACAAAGGCCTGAAGCTAGGATACCTTACCCGCTACCGTCCTGTACAAGGAGTCCATCCCAACTACAGGTTTATCAATGCCAAGCTAATCAAAAGCCTCAATCAACAAGCTCAAAAGGTATATGCTTGGACAGTCAACAACCCCAAAGATATGGAATCTCTAGCCGATATGGGAATTGATGGCATCATTACCAACTATCCCGCCCTTGCGAGATACACCTTGTATCCTTCTGATTTTTAG
- a CDS encoding glycosyltransferase family 9 protein: MRYFYEGRFDMMIHANAAPPPDLQKILIIQTAFIGDVILSTVLIEKLRQHYPQARIDFLLRKGNESLLQGHPQLTHCWVWDKKRSRSKEVYRLVKALRAEKYDLVVNAQRYATTGLFTTLSGAKYTIGFDKNPLSRFFSTRVSYRYDARIHEVQRILDLVTPLTDGAFLRPKLYPTADDFALIAPYIERKPYICIAPTSVWYTKQFPAQKWIDFLDVLPEQYQVYLIGAPEDHEQCALIAQQSQHSNIHNLAGKLPLLASSALMAQATMNYVNDSAPLHLASATNAPTCAIFCSTTPDFGYGPLSDNATIVQVEELLECRPCGTHGHKQCPLGHFACALSISSMKLMEVLPTE, encoded by the coding sequence TTGCGCTACTTTTACGAAGGTCGATTTGATATGATGATACACGCCAACGCTGCCCCTCCCCCCGATTTGCAGAAAATCCTAATTATCCAAACAGCCTTCATCGGAGATGTGATTTTGAGTACGGTTTTGATAGAAAAGCTGCGCCAACATTATCCTCAGGCTCGTATTGACTTCTTGTTACGCAAAGGTAACGAATCATTGCTCCAGGGGCATCCACAACTTACCCATTGCTGGGTTTGGGACAAGAAGCGCTCACGTAGCAAAGAGGTCTACCGTTTGGTCAAAGCCCTAAGAGCCGAAAAATACGACTTGGTAGTCAATGCGCAACGGTATGCTACCACTGGGCTTTTCACAACTTTATCAGGGGCTAAATATACAATAGGTTTTGACAAAAATCCACTTTCCCGTTTTTTTAGTACGCGGGTGTCCTACAGGTATGATGCGCGTATCCACGAGGTACAGCGCATACTCGACCTCGTTACGCCCCTGACTGATGGTGCTTTCTTACGCCCCAAGCTTTACCCTACTGCTGACGATTTTGCACTGATAGCGCCTTACATTGAGCGCAAGCCTTATATCTGTATTGCCCCTACTTCGGTATGGTATACCAAGCAGTTTCCTGCTCAAAAGTGGATAGATTTTCTTGATGTTTTACCAGAGCAATATCAAGTATACTTGATAGGTGCTCCTGAAGACCACGAGCAATGCGCCCTCATTGCCCAACAAAGCCAGCACTCCAATATTCATAACTTAGCAGGGAAGTTGCCACTCTTGGCCTCTTCGGCCCTGATGGCACAAGCTACCATGAATTATGTGAATGATTCGGCTCCGCTACACCTAGCCTCGGCTACCAATGCACCTACTTGTGCCATATTTTGCTCTACTACGCCTGATTTTGGCTATGGCCCGCTGTCTGATAACGCCACCATCGTACAAGTAGAAGAGCTGCTAGAGTGCCGCCCCTGTGGCACGCATGGCCACAAACAGTGCCCTCTTGGGCATTTTGCCTGTGCCCTCAGTATCAGCAGTATGAAGCTGATGGAGGTCTTGCCCACAGAATAA